A single window of Aphidius gifuensis isolate YNYX2018 linkage group LG1, ASM1490517v1, whole genome shotgun sequence DNA harbors:
- the LOC122854172 gene encoding sestrin homolog isoform X1 — MASYGDMTGSATVENSRTSLRRMARHEEPEFSNASILYSMEKFVKAVNEMEETILVPSRLLDLAVGDSNDTVSQKGLSNINTTMPHTDLYRLYNIVNKMKLELLWSQKSTDENNDDDDIDIDDRRTTKSSSTSLTTTTTSTTSTTSTDHVRLGHARCPSTTSMQSVQSASSLISSSSSSSDTDSDVGIEIDSGMETEDTINDRYANQAAENFRRHLHGLHRSIKRMTNAAEYLTLRYQADVGGQA, encoded by the exons ATGGCGAGTTACGGTGATATGACAGGATCTGCAACTGTTGAAAATAGcag AACGAGTCTTCGAAGAATGGCACGTCATGAAGAGCCTGAATTTAGTAATGCAAGTATATTGTATAGTAtggaaaaatttgtaaaagcAGTCAATGAAATGGAAGAAACAATACTTGTACCATCAAGATTATTAGATCTTGCTGTTGGTGATTCAAATGATACTGTTAGTCAAAAAGGTTTGAGTAACATAAATACAACAATGCCACATACTGATTTATATcgtttatataatattgtcaataaaatgaaACTTGAATTACTTTGGTCACAAAAATCaactgatgaaaataatgatgatgatgatattgatattgatgatagacgtacaacaaaatcatcatcaacatcattaacaacaacaacaacatcaacaacatcaacaacatcaactgaTCATGTTAGACTTGGTCATGCACGTTGTCCAAGTACAACATCAATGCAAAGTGTACAAAGtgcatcatcattaatatcaaGTTCAAGTTCATCAAGTGATACAGATTCAGATGTTGGTATTGAAATTGATTCTGGTATGGAAACTGAAGATACTATTAATGATAGATATGCAAATCAAGCTGCTGAAAATTTTCGACGTCATTTACATGGTCTTCATCGTAGCATTAAACGTATGACAAATGCTGCTGAATATCTTACACTCAGATATCAAGCTGATGTTGGTGGACAAGCTTGA
- the LOC122853637 gene encoding tyrosine-protein kinase Shark: MSSDDDICWFHENLSREGAEQLLQQDNEDGTFLVRESSTSTGDYVLSVLFNQNVIHYQIRKHTEDAFFSIEDERTIHGLDTLIEFYQENNHGLEIVLVKPCRGVPPPHDTRRHGRTNLLHRATVQGNYTIVSELLKCGYRSIEAKNQLGQTAVHLAAKSGADDILNKLIENKASVNCRDSAGYTPLHYACQNNLPNTAKLLILGGANVQARHTETGMVPLHEAASAGQKEVINVLLSMNAPVYPRTVDDDTPLDLAIKNGHQECVKLLHNYEIPATKEKKSDWYHGTLVRNEAVYLLKKNGMKEGAFLVRLSDRLPGTYVLTAIFHNQYYHFQIKKKNDYLFIDNGPYLASLEHVIEHYRCMPDGLPGPLVHPIPPEPRPPVPEMPASIFNGNTLKKNSHLKKNSTNQSCIEGTSSISSSPSSSSSFPNIAFQMDITPTKLETNYEQKPDVFEKSITLKTSLHSHDFIPGDNLISGEVLGEGEFGAVHEGIYINSNDESIPVAIKTLRDTDNNLTKEEFLREAKLMINFNHSCIVKLIGFFEGPPLLMVQELVHLGSMLAYLLEFPDRINPNFELKLWASQIASGMKYLEELRLVHRDLAARNILLASRNQAKISDFGLSRTFGANNYYKATRGGKWPIKWYAPESYNFGTFSHASDVWSFGVTLWEMYSYGAQPYGDRKGADVTQLVEKGERLRKPEKCPMPIYLVMKSCWDYEPKNRPTFSELIGIFSADPDYANLTDLMDNTDIE; encoded by the exons atgagcTCAGACGATGATATATGTTggtttcatgaaaatttatcacgTGAAGGAGCTGAACAACTCCTTCAACAAG acAATGAAGATGGTACATTTCTTGTGAGAGAGAGTAGCACATCAACTGGTGATTATGTTTTGTCTGtgttatttaatcaaaatgtTATTCACTATCAAATTAGAAAACACACTGAAGatgcatttttttcaatag AGGATGAAAGAACAATTCATGGATTAGATAcacttattgaattttatcagGAAAATAATCATGGTCTTGAAATAGTACTTGTTAAACCATGTCGTGGTGTACCTCCTCCTCATGACACTAGAAGACATGGAAGAACAAATTTACTTCACCGAGCAACAGTACAA GGAAATTACACAATAGTTtcggaattattaaaatgtggCTACAGAAGTATTGAAGCTAAAAATCAACTTGGTCAAACTGCAGTACATCTTGCAGCAAAATCTGGtgctgatgatattttaaataaacttattgaaaataaagccAGTGTTAATTGTCGTGATTCAGCTGGATATACACCTCTTCAT taTGCATGCCAGAATAATCTTCCAAATACTgcaaaacttttaattttggGTGGTGCAAATGTTCAAGCAAGACATACAGAAAcag GAATGGTACCATTGCATGAAGCTGCAAGTGCAGGACAAAAAGAagtaataaatgttttattatcaatgaatGCTCCAGTTTATCCAAGAAcagttgatgatgatactcCACTTGATTTAGCAATAAAAAATGGTCATCAAGaatgtgttaaattattac ataattatgaaattcctgcaacaaaagaaaaaaaatctgattgGTATCATGGTACATTAGTAAGAAATGAAGCTGTATatcttcttaaaaaaaatggtatgaAAGAAGGAGCATTTCTAGTTCGTCTTAGTGATCGTTTACCTGGAACTTATGTGCTCACTGCAATATTtcataatcaatattatcattttcaaataaaaaagaaaaatgattatttatttattgacaatggTCCATATCTTGCTTCACTTGAGCATGTTATTGAGCATTATCGATGTATGCCAGATGGTTTACCTGGCCCTTTGGTACACCCAATACCTCCTGAGCCAAGACCACCAGTTCCAGAAATGCCAGCATCAATATTCAATGGCAATAcactcaaaaaaaattctcacttaaaaaaaaattcaacaaatcaaTCATGTATTGAGGgtacatcatcaatatcatcatcaccatcatcatcatcgtcatttcCAAATATTGCATTTCAAATGGATATAACACCAACAAAATTAGAAACAAATTATGAACAAAAACCcgatgtatttgaaaaaagtatTACTTTAAAAACATCATTACACTCACATGATTTTATACCTGGTGATAATCTTATATCTGGTGAGGTATTAGGTGAGGGTGAATTTGGTGCTGTTCATGAgggtatttatattaattcaaatgatGAATCAATACCAGTTGCAATTAAAACATTACGtgatactgataataatttaactaaaGAAGAATTTTTACGTGAAGCAAAacttatgattaattttaatcattctTGTATTGTTAAACTCATTGGATTTTTTGAAGGTCCACCTTTACTTATGGTACAAGAACTTGTACATCTTGGTTCAATGCTTGCTTATCTTCTTGAATTTCCAGACAGAATTAATCCAAATTTTGAACTTAAACTCTGGGCATCACAAATAGCATCTg gaatgAAATATTTAGAAGAGCTGAGATTAGTTCATCGTGATTTGGCAgcaagaaatatattattggcATCAAGAAATCAAGCAAAAATAAGTGATTTTGGTTTATCAAGAACATTTGgtgcaaataattattacaaagcAACACGTGGTGGTAAATGGCCCATTAAATGGTACGCTCCAGAATCATATAATTTTGGTACTTTCTCACATGCAAGTGATGTTTGGAGTTTTGGTGTAACACTTTGGGAAATGTATTCATATGGTGCACAACCCTATGGTGATAGAAAAGGAGCAGAT GTCACTCAACTGGTAGAAAAAGGTGAACGTCTTCGGAAACCAGAAAAATGTCCAATGCCCATTTATTTAGTTATGAAAAGTTGTTGGGATTATGAGCCAAAAAATCGGCCAACTTTTAGTGAACTCATTGGTATATTCAGTGCTGATCCTGACTATGCAAATTTAACAGATTTAATGGATAATACtgatattgaataa
- the LOC122853667 gene encoding intraflagellar transport protein 81 homolog isoform X2, with amino-acid sequence MIKQRSYLSRFLVKVDVPPEFLSDPETLALYERYQGLIEDFKMAHKEREAGKKGGEAAAELKSDLKDMEKEREVILDRVDKIKSRAESNLHLLQAAHELRVERDRDHELSMQKIQEKETLSSLQLSIQRTERKLEILKEASVELSSELLEQRLNEEVMILTAVRHERLPAELTSLKSRVDALKSVCNSNYVGPDEIIKLRQKLDAAAREVQALAEETINQDGVEKMAPFRQQAAAISSCKKNTLERLDETEAYLTNLKKKLEEKKEQQNDNSVPKGEELKKYVARLKTKSLLYKKCRGELSGLKAEAGVLSRTLSIIEGKMAGIKAKESDEKAGGLPDGFTEGTAVMANMKLSKEIGELKTRVTSILTELQPLRQQAQDIEERYDRAKKSHESIETSVRGTITNLSNEVESLQLRVDKDTEEIKRLKNEIIKFKEAQEKIQQEIRFYANPGVGQSLRDKLSESISAEEKKLKALKAEEKNVKEHGEENKYQTNQWNNLISIFESKLQQLEENKRRDGIVVRKEGAETLILQ; translated from the exons ATGATCAAGCAAAGATCATATCTATCAAGATTTTTAGTCaag GTTGATGTACCACCTGAATTTTTATCAGATCCAGAAACATTAGCACTGTATGAACGTTATCAAGGACTCATAGAGGATTTTAAAATGGCTCATAAAGAACGTGAAGCTGGAAAAAAAGGTGGTGAAGCAGCAGCTGAATTAAAATCAGATCTTAAAGATATGGAAAAAGAACGTGAAGTTATTTTGGATagagttgataaaattaaatcaagagcagaatcaaatttacatttacttCAAGCAGCTCATGAATTACGAGTTGAACGTGATAGAGATCATGAATTATCAAtgcaaaaaatacaagaaaaagaaacattatcatcacttcag TTATCAATTCAACGAACTGAGAgaaaacttgaaattttaaaagaagcAAGTGTTGAATTATCATCAGAACTTCTTGAGCAACGTTTAAATGAAGAAGTTATGATATTAACAGCAGTAAGACATGAACGTTTACCAGCTGAATTAACATCATTAAAATCTCGTGTTGATGCATTAAAATCAGTATGTAATTCAAATTATGTTGGTCcagatgaaataattaaattacgtCAAAAACTTGATGCAGCAGCACGTGAAGTACAAGCACTTGCTGAAGAAACAATTAATCAAGATGGTGTTGAAAAAATGGCACCATTTCGTCAGCAAGCAGCTGCAATAtcaagttgtaaaaaaaatacattagaaCGTTTAGATGAAACAGAAGCTTAtttaactaatttaaaaaaaaaattagaagaaaaaaaagaacaacaaaatgataattcagTACCAAAAGGTgaagagttaaaaaaatatgttgcaagattaaaaacaaaaagtttattatataaaaaatgtagagGTGAATTGTCAGGACTTAAAGCAGAAGCAGGAGTATTAAGTAGAACTTTAAGTATAATTGAAGGAAAAATGGCAGGTATAAAAGCAAAAGAAAGTGATGAAAAAGCTGGTGGATTACCTGATGGATTTACTGAGGGTACAGCTGTTATGGCAAATATGAAATTGAGCAAAGAAATTGGTGAACTTAAAACTAGAGTAACATCAATATtaactg aattACAACCACTTAGACAACAAGCTCAGGATATTGAAGAAAGATATGACAGAGCAAAAAAAAGTCATGAATCAATTGAAACATCAGTGAGAGGTACAATAACAAATCTTTCAAATGAAGTTGAAAGTCTTCAATTACGTGTTGATAAAGATActgaagaaattaaaagattaaaaaatgaaattataaaattcaaagaggcacaagaaaaaattcaacaagaaATTAGG tTTTATGCAAACCCAGGTGTTGGACAATCACTTAGAGATAAACTAAGTGAATCAATAAGTGCAGAAGAAAAGAAACTAAAAGCACTAAaagctgaagaaaaaaatgtcaagGAACATGGGgaggaaaataaatatcaaactaATCAATGGAATAATCTTATATC aaTATTTGAAAGTAAACTGCAGCAATTGGAGGAGAACAAACGACGAGATGGAATTGTCGTTCGTAAAGAAGGTGCTGAAACTTTGATACTGCAATAG
- the LOC122853667 gene encoding intraflagellar transport protein 81 homolog isoform X1, which produces MTADLKLVVNELNKLFKKNFSLTSFKALKSIDLLQVLNDVLSETTETPKVDMRDESLDVSTVRILSILRILKYQPNKDPTLFRQRIVKGDQETIYEILKWLFANREMIKQRSYLSRFLVKVDVPPEFLSDPETLALYERYQGLIEDFKMAHKEREAGKKGGEAAAELKSDLKDMEKEREVILDRVDKIKSRAESNLHLLQAAHELRVERDRDHELSMQKIQEKETLSSLQLSIQRTERKLEILKEASVELSSELLEQRLNEEVMILTAVRHERLPAELTSLKSRVDALKSVCNSNYVGPDEIIKLRQKLDAAAREVQALAEETINQDGVEKMAPFRQQAAAISSCKKNTLERLDETEAYLTNLKKKLEEKKEQQNDNSVPKGEELKKYVARLKTKSLLYKKCRGELSGLKAEAGVLSRTLSIIEGKMAGIKAKESDEKAGGLPDGFTEGTAVMANMKLSKEIGELKTRVTSILTELQPLRQQAQDIEERYDRAKKSHESIETSVRGTITNLSNEVESLQLRVDKDTEEIKRLKNEIIKFKEAQEKIQQEIRFYANPGVGQSLRDKLSESISAEEKKLKALKAEEKNVKEHGEENKYQTNQWNNLISIFESKLQQLEENKRRDGIVVRKEGAETLILQ; this is translated from the exons atgacgGCAGATTTAAAATTAGTTGTCAAtgagttgaataaattatttaagaaaaatttttcattaacatcTTTTAAGGCTTTgaaatcaattgatttattacaa GTGTTGAATGATGTTTTGTCAGAAACAACAGAAACTCCAAAAGTTGATATGCGAGATGAGAGTCTGGATGTATCAACAGTACGAATTTTATCAATTCttagaatattaaaatatcaaccaAATAAAGATCCAACATTATtcag ACAGAGAATTGTTAAAGGTGATCAAGAGacaatttatgaaattttaaaatggttATTTGCAAATCGAGAAATGATCAAGCAAAGATCATATCTATCAAGATTTTTAGTCaag GTTGATGTACCACCTGAATTTTTATCAGATCCAGAAACATTAGCACTGTATGAACGTTATCAAGGACTCATAGAGGATTTTAAAATGGCTCATAAAGAACGTGAAGCTGGAAAAAAAGGTGGTGAAGCAGCAGCTGAATTAAAATCAGATCTTAAAGATATGGAAAAAGAACGTGAAGTTATTTTGGATagagttgataaaattaaatcaagagcagaatcaaatttacatttacttCAAGCAGCTCATGAATTACGAGTTGAACGTGATAGAGATCATGAATTATCAAtgcaaaaaatacaagaaaaagaaacattatcatcacttcag TTATCAATTCAACGAACTGAGAgaaaacttgaaattttaaaagaagcAAGTGTTGAATTATCATCAGAACTTCTTGAGCAACGTTTAAATGAAGAAGTTATGATATTAACAGCAGTAAGACATGAACGTTTACCAGCTGAATTAACATCATTAAAATCTCGTGTTGATGCATTAAAATCAGTATGTAATTCAAATTATGTTGGTCcagatgaaataattaaattacgtCAAAAACTTGATGCAGCAGCACGTGAAGTACAAGCACTTGCTGAAGAAACAATTAATCAAGATGGTGTTGAAAAAATGGCACCATTTCGTCAGCAAGCAGCTGCAATAtcaagttgtaaaaaaaatacattagaaCGTTTAGATGAAACAGAAGCTTAtttaactaatttaaaaaaaaaattagaagaaaaaaaagaacaacaaaatgataattcagTACCAAAAGGTgaagagttaaaaaaatatgttgcaagattaaaaacaaaaagtttattatataaaaaatgtagagGTGAATTGTCAGGACTTAAAGCAGAAGCAGGAGTATTAAGTAGAACTTTAAGTATAATTGAAGGAAAAATGGCAGGTATAAAAGCAAAAGAAAGTGATGAAAAAGCTGGTGGATTACCTGATGGATTTACTGAGGGTACAGCTGTTATGGCAAATATGAAATTGAGCAAAGAAATTGGTGAACTTAAAACTAGAGTAACATCAATATtaactg aattACAACCACTTAGACAACAAGCTCAGGATATTGAAGAAAGATATGACAGAGCAAAAAAAAGTCATGAATCAATTGAAACATCAGTGAGAGGTACAATAACAAATCTTTCAAATGAAGTTGAAAGTCTTCAATTACGTGTTGATAAAGATActgaagaaattaaaagattaaaaaatgaaattataaaattcaaagaggcacaagaaaaaattcaacaagaaATTAGG tTTTATGCAAACCCAGGTGTTGGACAATCACTTAGAGATAAACTAAGTGAATCAATAAGTGCAGAAGAAAAGAAACTAAAAGCACTAAaagctgaagaaaaaaatgtcaagGAACATGGGgaggaaaataaatatcaaactaATCAATGGAATAATCTTATATC aaTATTTGAAAGTAAACTGCAGCAATTGGAGGAGAACAAACGACGAGATGGAATTGTCGTTCGTAAAGAAGGTGCTGAAACTTTGATACTGCAATAG
- the LOC122854196 gene encoding uncharacterized protein LOC122854196 — protein sequence MSFNYEDPLGFTKRTASILDGLGAGEIVNEFKKRHISTDALGKLTKDDFIKLGASNELADSMYQQFNLKNQYRQLLDSNDDNRLKDLYDILKTGREHLHLISAFLTYANKRVRMSPNDFIVNQNKNERASKILAQATIATLHEIDQVEYHISQLLSQIRKADQKQRNVRAYLLTVGGLGLSLALLYRWRYY from the exons ATGAGTTTTAATTACGAAGATCCCTTAGGATTTACAAAAAGAACAGCATCAATACTTGATGGCCTTGGTGCTGGTGAAAttgttaatgaatttaaaaaacgtCATATATCAACCGATGCACTtggtaaattaacaaaagatgattttataaaactcGGTGCAAGTAATGAGCTTGCTGACAGTAtgtatcaacaatttaatCTTAAAAATCAGTATCGTCAATTACTTGATTCTAATGATGATAACAG GCTTAAAGATTTATATGACATATTAAAAACAGGAAGAGaacatttacatttaataagTGCATTTCTTACATATGCAAATAAACGAGTAAGAATGAGtccaaatgattttattgttaatcaaaataaaaatgaacgtGCTAGTAAAATTTTAGCCCAAGCAACAATTGCAACACTTCATGAAATTGATCAGGTCGAGTATCATATTTCACAATTATTGTCACAAATTCGCAAG gcTGATCAAAAACAACGCAATGTGAGGGCTTACTTGCTAACTGTTGGAGGTTTGGGGCTTTCTTTGGCTTTGTTGTATCGTTGGAGATACTACTAG
- the LOC122854172 gene encoding sestrin homolog isoform X2, which produces MNYQQSYQDRTSLRRMARHEEPEFSNASILYSMEKFVKAVNEMEETILVPSRLLDLAVGDSNDTVSQKGLSNINTTMPHTDLYRLYNIVNKMKLELLWSQKSTDENNDDDDIDIDDRRTTKSSSTSLTTTTTSTTSTTSTDHVRLGHARCPSTTSMQSVQSASSLISSSSSSSDTDSDVGIEIDSGMETEDTINDRYANQAAENFRRHLHGLHRSIKRMTNAAEYLTLRYQADVGGQA; this is translated from the exons ATGAACTACCAACAATCATATCAAGATAG AACGAGTCTTCGAAGAATGGCACGTCATGAAGAGCCTGAATTTAGTAATGCAAGTATATTGTATAGTAtggaaaaatttgtaaaagcAGTCAATGAAATGGAAGAAACAATACTTGTACCATCAAGATTATTAGATCTTGCTGTTGGTGATTCAAATGATACTGTTAGTCAAAAAGGTTTGAGTAACATAAATACAACAATGCCACATACTGATTTATATcgtttatataatattgtcaataaaatgaaACTTGAATTACTTTGGTCACAAAAATCaactgatgaaaataatgatgatgatgatattgatattgatgatagacgtacaacaaaatcatcatcaacatcattaacaacaacaacaacatcaacaacatcaacaacatcaactgaTCATGTTAGACTTGGTCATGCACGTTGTCCAAGTACAACATCAATGCAAAGTGTACAAAGtgcatcatcattaatatcaaGTTCAAGTTCATCAAGTGATACAGATTCAGATGTTGGTATTGAAATTGATTCTGGTATGGAAACTGAAGATACTATTAATGATAGATATGCAAATCAAGCTGCTGAAAATTTTCGACGTCATTTACATGGTCTTCATCGTAGCATTAAACGTATGACAAATGCTGCTGAATATCTTACACTCAGATATCAAGCTGATGTTGGTGGACAAGCTTGA